In a genomic window of Muntiacus reevesi chromosome 1, mMunRee1.1, whole genome shotgun sequence:
- the TOMM22 gene encoding mitochondrial import receptor subunit TOM22 homolog, whose amino-acid sequence MAAAAAGPGAPLSPDELLPKGDAEKPEEELEEDDDEELDETLSERLWGLTEMFPERVRSAAGATFDLSLFVAQKMYRFSRAALWIGTTSFMILVLPVVFETEKLQMEQQQQLQQRQILLGPNTGLSGGMPGALPSLPGKI is encoded by the exons AtggctgccgccgccgccggccctgGGGCGCCCCTGTCCCCGGACGAATTGCTTCCGAAAGGCGATGCCGAGAAGCCTGAGGAAGAGCTGGAGGAAGACGACGACGAGGAG CTAGATGAAACCCTATCGGAGAGACTCTGGGGTCTGACGGAGATGTTCCCGGAGAGGGTCCGGTCCGCGGCTGGAGCCACTTTTGATCTTTCCCTCTTCGTGGCTCAAAAAATGTACAG GTTTTCCAGGGCAGCCTTGTGGATTGGAACCACTTCCTTCATGATCCTGGTTCTCCCGGTCGTCTTTGAAACTGAGAAGTTGCAGATggagcaacagcagcagctgcagcaacgGCAG ATACTTCTAGGGCCTAATACAGGGCTGTCAGGAGGAATGCCCGGGGCTCTACCTTCACTTCCCGGAAAAATCTAG